The sequence TTACGATTTCACTTTCTTTCATTGCTCTCGTCACTGGGATATCTCCATAGAAGTAATCACTTTGTGTTGTTCCTGCTGCTGGAATAGAACGTCCAGCTTGTGCAAATGAAACAGCCCATGGTGAATGAGTATGCACGATACCTTGTATATTAGGAAAAGCTTTATATAACTCAACATGTGTAGCCGTATCACTTGAAGGATTTAAGTCTCCCTCAACCACTCTACCCTCTAAATCCACTACCACCATATCACTAGGTTTCAAATGCTCATATTCAACGCCACTTGGTTTAATGACAACTAGTCCTTTTTCTCGATCAATACCGCTGACATTTCCCCAAGTAAATGTAATCAGGTGGTATTCAGGTAACAGCATATTGGCTTCATAGACTTCTTTTTTTAATGCATCTAACACTTTTCAACCTCCTGTTTTTTAGCTCCATTATTTTATTTATAGTATTTTATCTTTATTTAACGCAAACAATCGATTGCTGCCTGTTCAATTGGTAATCCTTTTTGATAGCGGTCAATAAACACTTCAAAACCTGCCACATCTTCTTGAAGAGGCGCAATAGTCGATCCTTTTTCTTCTTTGAATACTTTTTTCTCTAAGAAACCATCCAAAGATTCTCCGCTCTCTTTTTCACGCAAGTACGCAGCTAGCAAGGCAATTCCCCAAGCTCCGCCTTCTCCAGCTGTCTCCATAACAGTCACTGGTGCATTCATCACGGCTGCCATTACTTGCTGTCCTACTTTTTCAGTTTTAAAAACCCCACCGTGCCCGACGATTGAATCAATATTAATCTGTTCTTCTTTTGTTAAGATATCCATTCCAATCTTCATAGCTCCAAATGCTGAAAACAAATGAACACGCATAAAGTTAGCCAGAGTAAACTGACTGTCTGGTTGACGGACAAATAACGGTCTGCCTTCAGTCATATGTGTAATGTTTTCGCCAGAATAATATCCATAGGACAGTAAACCACCGCCGTCTGGTTCTCCCTTTAGAGCCTCATTAAATAAAAGACTAAACAGTTCATTCTTATCCATTTGCAGCCCAGCAGCAACTGTAAATTCAGCAAAAAGGTTTATCCAAGCATTCACGTCTGAAGAACAATTATTCGTATGCACCATGCCGACTAAACTTCCAGTAGGAGTCGTCACCAAATCAATTTCAGGATGAACCTTTTCCAGTTCTTTCTCTAAAACAATCATAGCAAATGCTGAGGTCCCCGCCGAAACGTTCCCTGTGCGTTCAGCCACACTGTTAGTTGCCGCCATTCCTGTTCCAGCATCGCCTTCAGGTGGACACAAAGGAATACCAGCCTGTAAATTTCCAGAAGGATCTAACAGATGTGCTCCCTCTTTCGTTAATGAACCGGCTTTTTTGCCTGCCACTAGAACTTCCGGCAAAATGTTTTCAAGTTTCCAAGCGTACTCTTTTTCTTGGATCAGGTCTCCAAACTGAACAAGCATCTTCTGATGATAGTTTTTAGTTGTCGCATCAATTGGAAACATCCCTGAAGCATCTCCCACCCCAAGCACCTTTTCACCAGTTAGTTTCCAATGAACATATCCAGCAAGCGTCGTAAAGAAATCGATTTCATTTATATGTTCTTCATCATTTAATATCGCTTGATACAAGTGGGCTATACTCCATCGTTGCGGGATCGGGTAGTCAAAATGTTTGGTCAGCTCTTTTTCAGCTTGTTCCGTCATTGCATTTCGCCAAGTACGAAAAGGAACTAAAAGCTCCCCGTATTTATCAAATGCTAAATAACCGTGCATCATGGCGCTAAATCCAATAGAGCCTACCGCTGTCAATACTTCGCCATATTGCTTTTGAACATCCTCAGCCATCACTCGGTAACTTTCTTGTATCCCCTTCCAAATGTCTTCAAACGAATAGGTCCAAACACCTTCTTCTAGACGATTCTCCCATTCATAGCTTCCTGATGCGATAGGTCGATAGTCTGAATCAATCAACACTGCTTTAATTCTAGTGGAACCTAACTCGATTCCCAAAGTAGTCCGGTTACTCAAAATATCTTTTTTAATTTTTTCGAATTTACTATTCAATTCTTATTCACTCCTCCCTCAAAGTTTTAATAAAAATACCTAAAGTAGAAAGCGCTATCAAATCTACAATAAAAGTATAACCTTAATGTACGTACACGTCAACATATTTATTACAATTGTACGTACATAAAGGTTTTTTATACCACTTTATTTTTCTATCATTTCATTCTGCCGATTGTTGCTATTTTCTTCGCTATATAACATCATTGAAAGGCCAAATTTGTTCTATTTCACTGGCATTATTAAAGCAATTCTTCTTTTGAATTTCAATGACAAATATAGATCGGTACTGCCCATTAAAGATAGATTAATCAATTTCATTATTTTTACTTGTAGAAGACCGCATTATTAATTCCGGTTCATAAATAATAGATTGTTGCTTAAATGAATTTTTTTCAATCGCTTGTATAATCCAATTTGCTGCATCTCTTCCTAATTGTTCTTTGGGGTGGTTAATAGAAGTTAGTTTTATATCTGTTGCTGTGCTCAAAAGAGAATTGTCATGGCTGACGACTGAAATATCTAGCGGAACTTCTTTTCCACTATTAGTAACGCGTTCAATGACTTTTATAGCTATCTGATCGTTGTAACAAACAAAAGCAGTTGGAGAGTTTTCAAGTTTTAAGACACGATCAATATCTTTTGGCAGTTCACCTATGTGCTCTGTATCAAAGGTAATCATTAAGCTGCCATCAAATGTTTTATTAACTTTGCTATAAGCTCTGATAAATCCTTTCATTCGCTCTTTTCCTTGTAAGTCATCTGTTTTTGTTATCATACAAATGCGGGTATGTCCTAATTCTAGTAAATGAGAAGTTAGTTTTTCGCTTGCTAATATATCGTTCATTCTTATTTCTGGTGCATCCAACTCTTCATAAGAAGCATTGATGGACACATAAGGAATTCCTCTCTCTTGCATACGTAAGTAATAGTTTAGATTTGGGTTTAACTCTGCACTTTTAGTCGGTTCAACAATTAAACCATCAATATGCTTTTCAAGCATCATTTCGAGACTTCTTTTTTCATTCTCGACATTATTTTGGGTACTAGACAGCAGTAAAGCATATCCCTTTTTACTCAACTCGTCTTCTATTCCTCTAATAATAGAGGGGAAAATATAATCAGAAAGATACGTTGTAATAACACCTATCGTTTTTTGTGATGTCTCTTTTGTCTCTATCTGGTATTGATTGCTTACATACGTTCCTGATCCTTGCTCTCTTCTTAAATAACCATCGTTTGCTAATTCTGAAATAGATTGACGTATAGTATGCCGACTAACATTAAACTTATCCTTCAATTCTGCTTCTGAAGGTATTTTGCTGCCTATATCATATTCTCCATTTAAAATAAGCTGTTTCAACTTATTTTTAATAACTATATATTTGGGTTCACTCGCCATAGTTTCGCTCCTCCTCAAACTTGTACGTACGTATATAGTACAGCAAGTCATATATAGTTGCAATAACGTACAACTTTATTTTATAAAACTTCCGCAAATTATATTTTCTATTACGGTTATTGTTAATGCCTTCAATCTTTTTGTTGAAAACATCATAAAGTGTTGCCTATCCAATACTGTTGACTGGCAAGGAACATTCCCACACAGATGGCCTAAAAAAAGCAGCTATGTCAACTTTTTATACTGTTGACATAGCTGCTTGAGGTATTTAAATAGATAACTTTGTCCCTTAATGACATGCTTAGTTATCATTTTTAGCAATTCTTCCTTCTTATGTTATAACATTGATTTCAATTTATTATAAATCGCTTGAGCATTTAATATCTCATAATCTTCCTCATCAATTAATCTATACGGTACCTTTTTATAATTGAGCAACTCTTCTAATCTTGATACTTCATACTTAGACTGGGGAGCAATCAGCAAAGCATCAATTTTTTGTTCTTTTATAATATTTTCTGCAACAATTGCAGGCGCAGAATAAATATGATAATTCTCCCCTTTATTTTCCATAATATTTTGAATGTTTTTTACGATTAATCCTGCTGTAATTCCTGCTGTACAGATAAGAAGGACTGTTTTATTTTCCATAAATCATCCACTCCTCATATATATATATTAAGATGCTTTTCTTTTTCTGCTATAAATATCAAAAGCAACAGCAAGTAATAGTATCAATCCTTTGATAGCTTGTTGCCAATCAATACCGATTCCCATAATAGACATTCCATTATTCAAAATACCCATGATCAACCCGCCGATAACGGCTCCAAGAATCGTTCCAATACCACCTGATGCAGATGCTCCTCCTATATATACTGCTGCAATAGCATCTAATTCAAACCCATTACCAGCATTTGGTGTCGCTGCATTTAAACGAGAAGCTACTAACAAACCAGACAAAGCAGCCATAACTCCCATATTAACAAAGATCCA is a genomic window of Carnobacterium sp. CP1 containing:
- a CDS encoding PTS sugar transporter subunit IIB, which produces MENKTVLLICTAGITAGLIVKNIQNIMENKGENYHIYSAPAIVAENIIKEQKIDALLIAPQSKYEVSRLEELLNYKKVPYRLIDEEDYEILNAQAIYNKLKSML
- a CDS encoding GntR family transcriptional regulator, with translation MASEPKYIVIKNKLKQLILNGEYDIGSKIPSEAELKDKFNVSRHTIRQSISELANDGYLRREQGSGTYVSNQYQIETKETSQKTIGVITTYLSDYIFPSIIRGIEDELSKKGYALLLSSTQNNVENEKRSLEMMLEKHIDGLIVEPTKSAELNPNLNYYLRMQERGIPYVSINASYEELDAPEIRMNDILASEKLTSHLLELGHTRICMITKTDDLQGKERMKGFIRAYSKVNKTFDGSLMITFDTEHIGELPKDIDRVLKLENSPTAFVCYNDQIAIKVIERVTNSGKEVPLDISVVSHDNSLLSTATDIKLTSINHPKEQLGRDAANWIIQAIEKNSFKQQSIIYEPELIMRSSTSKNNEID
- a CDS encoding xylulokinase; the encoded protein is MNSKFEKIKKDILSNRTTLGIELGSTRIKAVLIDSDYRPIASGSYEWENRLEEGVWTYSFEDIWKGIQESYRVMAEDVQKQYGEVLTAVGSIGFSAMMHGYLAFDKYGELLVPFRTWRNAMTEQAEKELTKHFDYPIPQRWSIAHLYQAILNDEEHINEIDFFTTLAGYVHWKLTGEKVLGVGDASGMFPIDATTKNYHQKMLVQFGDLIQEKEYAWKLENILPEVLVAGKKAGSLTKEGAHLLDPSGNLQAGIPLCPPEGDAGTGMAATNSVAERTGNVSAGTSAFAMIVLEKELEKVHPEIDLVTTPTGSLVGMVHTNNCSSDVNAWINLFAEFTVAAGLQMDKNELFSLLFNEALKGEPDGGGLLSYGYYSGENITHMTEGRPLFVRQPDSQFTLANFMRVHLFSAFGAMKIGMDILTKEEQINIDSIVGHGGVFKTEKVGQQVMAAVMNAPVTVMETAGEGGAWGIALLAAYLREKESGESLDGFLEKKVFKEEKGSTIAPLQEDVAGFEVFIDRYQKGLPIEQAAIDCLR
- a CDS encoding L-ribulose-5-phosphate 4-epimerase — translated: MLDALKKEVYEANMLLPEYHLITFTWGNVSGIDREKGLVVIKPSGVEYEHLKPSDMVVVDLEGRVVEGDLNPSSDTATHVELYKAFPNIQGIVHTHSPWAVSFAQAGRSIPAAGTTQSDYFYGDIPVTRAMKESEIVTEYEKQTGTVIIETFDEKGLSPEEIPGVLVNDHGPFTWGTSAKNAVHNAVVLEQVAEMTYHSLQLNPFDIRMDQVLLDKHFKRKHGKDAYYGQTKK